A window of Rhodococcus sp. SGAir0479 contains these coding sequences:
- a CDS encoding SDR family oxidoreductase: MGVYAVTGSASGMGRAVVDKLTAAGHTVVGVDLADADVVADLSTDDGRRRAVREVLSRTDGRLDGAVLAAGVGPVPGTERLPLIGAVNYLGVVELLEGWRTALAATGSAKVVVFGSNSTTTTPAVPRRAVRALLAGDVTRAARAVRLFGKNSPPMMYAGSKIAVTRWVRRHATTADWAGAGIRLNVLAPGAILTPLLEKQLATPAEAKVIRRFPVPVGGFGDAGRLGDWVVFMLSDAADFLCGSVVFVDGGSDAYFRPDAWPRSVPVSRILPYAWRFLRYRGNR, encoded by the coding sequence ATGGGCGTCTATGCGGTCACCGGCTCGGCCTCGGGGATGGGGCGCGCGGTCGTGGACAAATTGACGGCGGCAGGGCACACCGTGGTGGGCGTCGACCTCGCGGACGCGGACGTCGTCGCCGACCTGTCCACCGACGACGGGCGACGCCGCGCGGTGCGGGAGGTGCTGTCGCGCACCGACGGCCGGCTCGACGGCGCGGTGCTGGCCGCCGGCGTGGGGCCGGTGCCGGGCACGGAGCGGCTGCCGCTGATCGGTGCGGTGAACTACCTCGGTGTCGTCGAACTGCTGGAGGGGTGGCGGACCGCGCTGGCCGCGACCGGAAGCGCCAAAGTGGTTGTGTTCGGGAGCAACTCGACCACCACGACCCCTGCGGTGCCGCGCCGCGCGGTGCGGGCACTGCTCGCGGGCGACGTCACCCGGGCGGCGCGAGCGGTCCGCCTGTTCGGGAAGAACTCGCCGCCGATGATGTACGCCGGCTCGAAGATCGCGGTCACGCGCTGGGTCCGGCGCCACGCCACCACCGCGGACTGGGCCGGGGCGGGCATCCGACTCAATGTGCTGGCGCCCGGCGCGATCCTGACGCCGCTGCTCGAGAAGCAGTTGGCGACCCCCGCCGAGGCCAAGGTGATCCGGCGGTTCCCGGTGCCCGTCGGCGGTTTCGGGGACGCCGGACGGCTCGGCGACTGGGTCGTCTTCATGCTCTCGGACGCTGCGGACTTCCTCTGCGGGAGTGTCGTTTTCGTCGACGGCGGCTCCGACGCCTACTTCCGTCCCGACGCCTGGCCCCGGTCGGTGCCGGTGTCACGCATCCTGCCCTACGCCTGGCGGTTCCTGCGGTATCGCGGCAACCGCTGA
- the cysK gene encoding cysteine synthase A, with translation MGIYNNVTELVGRTPLVRLNRLTEGLDAQVVAKLEFYNPANSVKDRIGVAIIDAAEQSGELKPGGTIVEGTSGNTGIALAMVGAARGYKVILTMPETMSTERRVMLRAFGAEIVLTPGAEGMAGAVKKAEEIVAENENAVLARQFANVANPEIHARTTGEEIWADTDGNVDIFVAGIGTGGTITGAGRTLRKYNPDVKIVGVEPADSPILNGGEPGPHKIQGIGANFVPDVLDREIYDEIVDVEFDDAIRVARDLGTQEGILGGISSGAIVWAALELAKRPENAGKLIVAVVCDFGERYISTPLFEHIRG, from the coding sequence ATGGGGATCTACAACAACGTCACCGAACTGGTCGGACGCACCCCGCTGGTGCGCCTGAACCGTCTCACCGAGGGCCTCGACGCCCAGGTGGTCGCGAAACTCGAGTTCTACAACCCTGCCAACAGCGTCAAGGACCGGATCGGCGTCGCGATCATCGACGCCGCCGAGCAGTCCGGTGAGCTGAAGCCGGGCGGCACCATCGTCGAGGGCACCTCCGGCAACACGGGCATCGCGCTCGCGATGGTCGGTGCGGCCCGCGGCTACAAGGTCATCCTCACGATGCCGGAGACGATGTCGACCGAGCGGCGCGTCATGCTGCGCGCGTTCGGCGCCGAGATCGTGCTCACCCCGGGCGCCGAGGGCATGGCCGGAGCAGTCAAGAAGGCCGAGGAGATCGTCGCGGAGAACGAGAACGCGGTGCTGGCGCGCCAGTTCGCGAACGTCGCGAACCCCGAGATCCACGCCCGCACCACCGGTGAGGAGATCTGGGCGGACACCGACGGCAACGTCGACATCTTCGTCGCCGGCATCGGCACCGGCGGCACCATCACCGGTGCCGGCCGCACGCTGCGCAAGTACAACCCGGACGTCAAGATCGTCGGCGTCGAGCCGGCCGACTCGCCGATCCTCAACGGCGGCGAGCCCGGCCCGCACAAGATCCAGGGCATCGGCGCCAACTTCGTGCCCGACGTTCTCGATCGCGAGATCTACGACGAGATCGTCGACGTCGAGTTCGACGACGCGATCCGCGTCGCGCGCGACCTCGGGACGCAGGAGGGCATTCTCGGCGGTATCTCGTCGGGCGCCATCGTGTGGGCCGCGCTCGAACTGGCGAAGCGTCCGGAGAACGCCGGCAAGCTGATCGTCGCGGTGGTGTGCGACTTCGGTGAGCGCTACATCTCGACCCCGCTCTTCGAGCACATCCGGGGCTGA
- a CDS encoding cation diffusion facilitator family transporter, whose translation MATSATPRAEAGGESTLTVVVAFVANALIALAKSVAAVVTGSASMVAEATHSWADTGNEILLLVADRRSRKEPDRDHPLGFGREAYIWSLFAALGLFAVGAGVSITHGIQELAHPQPASDFGVAYTVLGIAFVLEAISFRQAFRQLRGEANAVHRDVLEHALLTSDPTVRAVFAEDAAALIGLVIAFGGVLAHQLTGSPVPDAIGSIAVGVLLGVIAIILLDRNRRFLVGEPGTPELRSQTIAKLLTYDEIERVTYLRLEFLGPHQVYLVASVDLVGDYAESRVAHTLRDLEDRITGQTPAVRKTVLTLSTSEEPSLAA comes from the coding sequence ATGGCGACGTCTGCGACCCCTCGCGCGGAGGCCGGCGGCGAGAGCACGCTCACCGTCGTCGTGGCCTTCGTGGCGAATGCCCTGATCGCTCTGGCGAAGTCGGTGGCCGCGGTGGTCACCGGGTCGGCGTCGATGGTCGCGGAGGCGACACACTCGTGGGCCGACACCGGCAACGAGATCCTGCTGCTGGTCGCGGACCGCCGTTCCCGCAAGGAACCCGACCGCGACCATCCGCTCGGGTTCGGTCGCGAGGCCTACATCTGGTCGCTGTTCGCGGCGCTGGGGCTGTTCGCGGTGGGCGCCGGGGTGTCGATCACGCACGGCATCCAGGAGTTGGCGCACCCGCAGCCGGCCAGCGACTTCGGGGTGGCGTACACGGTGCTCGGCATCGCGTTCGTGCTCGAGGCCATCTCGTTCCGGCAGGCGTTCCGGCAACTGCGCGGGGAGGCGAACGCCGTGCACCGCGACGTCCTCGAACACGCGCTGCTCACGTCCGATCCGACGGTCCGGGCCGTGTTCGCCGAGGACGCCGCGGCGTTGATCGGTCTGGTCATCGCGTTCGGGGGCGTGCTCGCGCACCAGCTCACCGGCTCCCCGGTGCCCGACGCGATCGGCTCCATCGCGGTCGGCGTCCTGCTCGGCGTCATCGCGATCATCCTGCTCGACCGCAACCGCCGGTTCCTCGTCGGCGAACCCGGCACCCCCGAGCTGCGCTCGCAGACGATCGCGAAGCTGCTGACCTACGACGAGATCGAGCGGGTCACGTACCTGCGCCTGGAGTTCCTGGGCCCGCACCAGGTGTACCTGGTGGCGAGCGTCGATCTGGTGGGCGACTACGCCGAGTCCCGCGTCGCGCACACCCTGCGCGACCTCGAGGACCGGATCACCGGGCAGACGCCCGCCGTCCGGAAGACGGTGCTGACGCTGTCGACGTCCGAGGAGCCCAGTCTCGCCGCGTGA
- a CDS encoding aldehyde dehydrogenase produces MTDYDKLFIGGRWVTPATDQRLEVFSPATEERVGSVPVAAPADIDAAVAAARAALETGAWAETAPAQRAEILAKVAKLIEERSAELISTISDEMGAPASGVETMQKIMSLATLNYYAGLASEFAWEETRTGAFGQTRVYREPVGVVGAVVAWNVPLFLAVNKLAPALLAGCTVVLKPAPETPLSANMLADIFAEAGLPEGVLSIVPGGAETGEYLVSHPDVDKVTFTGSTAVGRKIGAIAAEQLKRCSLELGGKSAAILLEDMDVAATMPMLVMSGLMNSGQACVGQTRILAPRSRYDEILEAMVQAAGYMPVGLPDDPAAQLGPMITEKQRDKVLGYIEKGKAEGARLVLGGGTPAGLDKGWFVEPTIFADVDNSMTIAREEIFGPVLSVIPYDTVDDAVKIANDSDYGLAGSVYTTDIDKGLEIAKRIRTGTYAINWYAFDPGSPFGGYKNSGIGRESGPEGLEAYCELKSVLMPPGYTG; encoded by the coding sequence ATGACCGACTACGACAAACTCTTCATCGGCGGACGTTGGGTGACGCCGGCCACCGATCAGCGGTTGGAGGTGTTCTCCCCCGCGACCGAGGAGCGCGTCGGCAGTGTCCCCGTCGCCGCGCCGGCGGACATCGACGCCGCCGTCGCCGCGGCGCGCGCGGCCCTCGAGACCGGCGCCTGGGCCGAGACCGCCCCCGCTCAGCGCGCGGAAATCCTCGCCAAGGTCGCCAAGCTCATCGAGGAGCGCAGCGCCGAGCTGATCTCCACCATCTCGGACGAGATGGGGGCCCCCGCGTCGGGTGTCGAGACGATGCAGAAGATCATGTCGCTCGCGACGCTCAACTACTACGCGGGCCTGGCGAGCGAGTTCGCGTGGGAGGAGACGCGCACCGGGGCGTTCGGGCAGACCCGGGTCTACCGCGAGCCGGTCGGCGTCGTCGGCGCCGTCGTCGCCTGGAACGTGCCGCTGTTCCTCGCCGTGAACAAGCTGGCACCGGCCCTGCTGGCGGGCTGCACCGTGGTGCTCAAGCCGGCGCCGGAGACCCCGCTGAGCGCAAACATGCTCGCCGACATCTTCGCCGAGGCCGGGCTGCCCGAGGGCGTGCTGTCGATCGTGCCGGGCGGCGCCGAGACCGGCGAGTACCTGGTGTCGCACCCCGACGTCGACAAGGTCACCTTCACCGGCAGCACCGCCGTGGGCCGCAAGATCGGTGCCATCGCGGCCGAGCAGCTCAAGCGCTGCTCGCTCGAGCTCGGCGGCAAGTCCGCGGCGATCCTGCTCGAGGACATGGACGTCGCGGCCACCATGCCGATGCTGGTGATGTCGGGCCTGATGAACTCCGGCCAGGCGTGCGTGGGCCAGACCCGCATCCTGGCGCCGCGCTCGCGCTACGACGAGATCCTCGAAGCCATGGTCCAGGCCGCCGGCTACATGCCGGTCGGGCTGCCCGACGATCCGGCCGCCCAGCTCGGTCCCATGATCACCGAGAAGCAGCGAGACAAGGTCCTCGGTTACATCGAGAAGGGCAAGGCCGAGGGCGCCCGGCTGGTGCTCGGCGGCGGCACCCCGGCCGGCCTGGACAAGGGCTGGTTCGTCGAGCCGACCATCTTCGCCGACGTCGACAACTCGATGACGATCGCCCGTGAGGAAATCTTCGGCCCGGTGCTGTCGGTGATTCCATACGACACCGTCGACGACGCCGTCAAGATCGCCAACGACTCCGACTACGGGCTCGCCGGTTCGGTGTACACCACCGACATCGACAAGGGGCTCGAGATCGCCAAGCGGATCCGCACCGGCACCTACGCGATCAACTGGTACGCGTTCGATCCGGGCTCGCCGTTCGGCGGCTACAAGAACTCCGGCATCGGACGGGAGAGCGGCCCCGAGGGCCTCGAGGCGTACTGCGAGCTCAAGTCCGTGCTGATGCCGCCCGGTTACACCGGATAG
- the epsC gene encoding serine O-acetyltransferase EpsC, giving the protein MTVLRTIREDLQAARGQDPAARSDAENAVVYSGLHAIWSHRIAHRMWAVPALRGPARVLAQFTRFLTGVEIHPGATIGKRFFIDHGMGVVIGETAEIGDDVMIYHGVTLGGRSLAKAKRHPTIGNRVTIGAGAKVLGPLMIGDDVAIGANAVVTRDIPADHIATGIPATVRPRKQHEQLVDPTCYIDPAMYI; this is encoded by the coding sequence GTGACTGTGCTGCGCACGATCCGGGAGGATCTGCAGGCGGCAAGAGGCCAGGACCCGGCCGCGCGCAGCGACGCCGAGAACGCCGTCGTGTACTCGGGCCTGCACGCGATCTGGTCGCACCGGATCGCGCACCGCATGTGGGCGGTTCCCGCGCTGCGCGGGCCGGCCCGGGTACTCGCACAGTTCACGCGGTTCCTCACCGGCGTCGAGATCCACCCCGGCGCCACCATCGGGAAGCGGTTCTTCATCGATCACGGCATGGGTGTCGTGATCGGGGAGACCGCCGAGATCGGCGACGACGTGATGATCTATCACGGCGTCACGCTCGGCGGCCGCTCGCTCGCGAAGGCCAAGCGGCACCCGACGATCGGCAACCGCGTCACCATCGGTGCGGGCGCGAAGGTCCTCGGACCGCTGATGATCGGCGACGACGTCGCGATCGGCGCGAACGCCGTCGTCACCCGCGACATCCCGGCCGACCACATCGCGACCGGCATCCCGGCCACGGTGCGCCCGCGCAAGCAGCACGAGCAGCTGGTCGACCCCACGTGCTACATCGACCCGGCGATGTACATCTGA
- a CDS encoding ROK family protein, with protein sequence MPALALDVGGTKIAAAPVGPDGRPQDPTTVPTPESGVWDACAALLREVAGDGPVTAVGIASAGPVDTVAGTAAPVNVPEWRTGFPIVDAARALFPAATVRLALDGAAAALAEHRRGAGRGADDLLGVVVSTGVGGGLIHGGRIMGGRTGNAGHIGHVFVGGDGRCGCGAVGCLETVASGPATLRWARAEGWTGATGADLAVDAALGEPVAVAALQRAGTALGRAFASAAALLDVDLVVVGGGFAQAGPPLWEPMTAAAREHARLAYLRELRLTPAELGVLGTLTGAGLLATDEL encoded by the coding sequence ATGCCCGCACTCGCGCTCGACGTCGGCGGTACCAAGATCGCGGCAGCGCCCGTCGGCCCGGACGGCCGTCCGCAGGATCCGACGACCGTCCCGACGCCCGAGTCCGGGGTGTGGGACGCGTGCGCGGCGCTGCTGCGCGAGGTCGCGGGCGACGGGCCGGTGACGGCGGTCGGGATCGCGTCGGCCGGACCGGTCGACACCGTTGCCGGCACCGCCGCACCCGTCAACGTCCCGGAGTGGCGGACCGGTTTTCCGATCGTCGACGCGGCCCGTGCGCTGTTCCCCGCCGCCACCGTCCGCCTCGCGCTGGACGGGGCGGCGGCCGCACTGGCCGAACACCGCCGGGGCGCGGGCCGCGGCGCCGACGACCTGCTCGGGGTCGTGGTCTCCACCGGCGTCGGCGGCGGACTGATCCACGGCGGCCGCATCATGGGCGGCCGTACCGGCAACGCCGGGCACATCGGGCACGTCTTCGTGGGCGGCGACGGCCGCTGCGGCTGCGGTGCGGTCGGCTGTCTCGAGACCGTCGCGAGCGGGCCGGCGACACTGCGCTGGGCGCGCGCCGAGGGCTGGACCGGGGCCACGGGCGCCGACCTGGCCGTGGACGCCGCACTCGGGGAACCCGTCGCGGTCGCCGCGCTGCAGCGGGCCGGGACGGCGCTCGGGCGGGCGTTCGCGTCGGCGGCCGCCCTGCTCGACGTCGACCTCGTGGTGGTCGGCGGCGGCTTCGCGCAGGCCGGCCCCCCGTTGTGGGAGCCGATGACCGCGGCGGCCCGCGAGCACGCACGGCTGGCGTACCTGCGGGAACTGCGGCTGACCCCGGCGGAACTGGGCGTGCTCGGCACGCTCACCGGCGCCGGACTGCTCGCCACCGACGAACTCTGA
- a CDS encoding glycosyltransferase family 4 protein, giving the protein MREVLLLCWRDTGHPQGGGSERYLEEVGAGLARRGIKVTLRTARYPGAAREEIVDGVRISRGGGRLTVYPRALGAIVAGRLGLGPLAGLRPDAVVDTQNGIPFFSRTVAGAPVTVLVHHCHREQWPVAGRLMGRVGWWIESWLSPRVHRDSQYLTVSLPSADELHDLGVERDRIAVVRNGADAVPLGVAPGSDRTRTAHPSVCVLSRLVPHKQIEDALAAVAQLRRTIPELHLDVVGGGWWEPNLRERAAALGIGDAVTFHGHVPESRKHELLARSWVHVMPSRKEGWGLAVIEAAQHGVPTVGYRSSKGLTDSIIDGVTGLLVGGDSDDASADRAVAVPALASAVETLLLDADLRADLGRKARLRAHEFSWEQTAAGVHAVLASSAAGRHVAGLIAGVGAAPVTAPGLQDA; this is encoded by the coding sequence GTGCGAGAGGTTCTCCTGCTGTGCTGGCGCGACACGGGACATCCCCAGGGCGGCGGCAGCGAGCGGTACCTCGAGGAGGTCGGGGCCGGGCTCGCCCGCCGCGGCATCAAGGTCACCCTCCGGACCGCCAGGTACCCGGGCGCGGCGCGTGAGGAGATCGTGGACGGCGTCCGGATCAGCCGCGGCGGCGGCCGGCTCACGGTGTACCCCCGCGCCCTCGGCGCGATCGTCGCCGGGCGGCTGGGTCTCGGCCCGCTCGCCGGTCTGCGGCCCGACGCCGTCGTCGACACCCAGAACGGCATCCCGTTCTTCTCGCGGACCGTGGCCGGGGCACCGGTGACGGTGCTGGTCCACCACTGTCACCGCGAGCAGTGGCCGGTCGCCGGCCGGCTCATGGGCCGGGTCGGGTGGTGGATCGAATCGTGGCTGTCGCCGCGCGTGCACCGCGACAGCCAGTACCTGACGGTGTCGCTGCCGTCGGCCGACGAGCTGCACGACCTCGGCGTCGAACGCGACCGGATCGCCGTCGTCCGCAACGGCGCCGACGCCGTTCCGCTCGGGGTCGCGCCCGGCAGCGACCGCACCCGCACCGCCCATCCGAGCGTGTGCGTGCTGTCGCGGCTGGTGCCGCACAAGCAGATCGAGGACGCGCTGGCGGCGGTCGCGCAGCTGCGCCGCACCATCCCGGAGCTGCACCTCGACGTCGTCGGCGGCGGCTGGTGGGAGCCGAACCTGCGCGAGCGAGCCGCCGCGCTCGGCATCGGAGACGCGGTCACCTTCCACGGCCACGTCCCGGAGAGCCGCAAGCACGAGCTGCTGGCCCGGTCGTGGGTGCACGTGATGCCGTCCCGCAAGGAGGGGTGGGGCCTCGCGGTGATCGAGGCCGCGCAGCACGGCGTCCCCACGGTCGGCTACCGCAGCTCCAAGGGCCTGACCGACTCGATCATCGACGGCGTCACGGGCCTGCTGGTCGGCGGCGACTCCGACGACGCCTCGGCCGACCGGGCGGTGGCGGTGCCGGCGCTCGCGTCCGCCGTCGAGACGCTGCTGCTCGACGCCGACCTGCGCGCCGACCTCGGCCGTAAGGCGCGGCTGCGGGCCCACGAGTTCTCGTGGGAGCAGACCGCGGCCGGGGTGCACGCGGTGCTCGCGTCGTCAGCTGCGGGACGGCACGTGGCGGGGCTCATCGCCGGTGTCGGCGCCGCGCCGGTGACGGCGCCGGGCCTGCAGGACGCCTAG
- a CDS encoding class I SAM-dependent methyltransferase, translating to MIAARIRRLLPTRTPRVTRHFARRATLKRSVGLLSDFRYEQTDPDLFYGALARDSVELIGDLHRGLTDRDLAGTTVLDVGGGPGYFADAFGRAGARYVPVEPDPSEMHAAGLTVGDSIRGSGLALPIRTGAVDVCFSSNVAEHVAQPWVMADEMLRVTKPGGLTVLSYTLWWGPFGGHETGPWHYLGGEYAARRYARTQGKEPKNRFGVSLFDIGARDGLRWAATQTGGEVLAAFPRYHPRWAWWMVRIPVLREVLVSNLVLVVRKH from the coding sequence GTGATCGCCGCCCGCATCCGCCGTCTCCTGCCCACCCGCACACCGCGGGTCACCCGGCACTTCGCCCGCCGCGCGACCCTGAAACGCTCCGTCGGACTGCTCAGCGACTTCCGGTACGAGCAGACCGACCCCGACCTGTTCTACGGCGCGCTGGCCCGTGACTCGGTCGAGCTGATCGGGGACCTGCACCGTGGGCTCACCGACCGGGACCTGGCCGGCACCACCGTGCTCGACGTCGGCGGCGGACCCGGCTACTTCGCCGACGCGTTCGGCCGCGCGGGCGCCCGGTACGTGCCCGTGGAACCCGATCCGTCGGAGATGCACGCGGCCGGCCTGACCGTGGGCGACTCGATCCGCGGCTCCGGGCTGGCGCTGCCCATCCGCACCGGCGCCGTGGACGTGTGCTTCTCGTCGAACGTCGCCGAACACGTCGCGCAGCCGTGGGTGATGGCCGACGAGATGCTGCGGGTGACGAAACCCGGTGGGCTGACGGTGCTCTCGTACACGCTGTGGTGGGGGCCGTTCGGTGGGCACGAGACCGGGCCGTGGCACTACCTGGGCGGCGAGTACGCGGCCCGCCGGTACGCGCGCACCCAGGGCAAGGAACCGAAGAACCGGTTCGGGGTCTCGCTGTTCGACATCGGCGCGCGCGACGGGCTGCGCTGGGCGGCGACGCAGACCGGCGGCGAGGTCCTGGCCGCGTTCCCGCGCTACCACCCGCGGTGGGCGTGGTGGATGGTGCGGATCCCGGTGCTGCGCGAGGTGCTGGTCAGCAACCTCGTGCTGGTGGTGCGCAAGCACTGA